In a genomic window of Actinomadura rubteroloni:
- a CDS encoding GMC oxidoreductase translates to MERVDAVVIGSGFGGSVAAYRLAAAGRSVVLLERGRPYPPGSFPRSPSDMGRAFWDPDAKLYGMYDVWRFKGCDSVVSSGLGGGSLIYANVLLRKDERWFVHDQPLADGGGYESWPVSRADLDPHYDVVEKMLDPAPYPFDRPGYTDTPKTHAMQDAAASLGLDFSLPPLAVRFADRPGAAPARGLPLAAAPYGNVHGATRRSCTLCGECDIGCNEGAKNSLDHTYLSAAGHHGADLRTLHEVKGIRPLDGGGYAVDYVRHDPDDPAARPVPGKIACDRLVLAAGAYGTTFLLLRSRAALRGLSDALGTRFCGNGDLLTFLLRAKDRERVRPLDASHGPVITSAIRLPDELDEAPSGPPGARGAYIQDGGYPSFVDWMVQPFDVPGEIERAMRYLWDRFTDFFAKAPDTNLSAELAELIGNGALSISSLPLLGMGRDTADGRLRLDHGRLVADWTTASSEAHFERVRRTMRRMADVLGAEYADNPMWFRKRVITAHPLGGAPMGAHAGDGVCDSFGEVFGHPGLFVADGSAMPGPVGANPSLTIAAFADRMSTRLLEGLSTTSSASSATPVAAGAGPVDATGPNGGAPGDATYGPVTGPSQGTGRPESGGTGRTSLSFTEDMTGHVAFGARDPAAGDGAADRVPAAFRLTITAADVDRFVAEPGHTARAEGWVRIGEGGRRPVESGVFNLFVPGDAPDRREMRYRLHFTGDDGRPLTLVGRKDVRPGPPTRIWTDTSTLYTRILSGHVEDGDDAPCAAAGVLTIRPGDFARQLTTFRTVGPGGVKALVEFGRFFAGELWEVYGPDLC, encoded by the coding sequence ATGGAGCGCGTGGACGCCGTCGTCATCGGCTCGGGGTTCGGTGGCTCGGTCGCCGCGTACCGGCTCGCCGCGGCCGGACGGTCGGTGGTGCTGCTGGAGCGGGGCCGTCCGTACCCGCCGGGCAGCTTCCCGCGGTCCCCCTCCGACATGGGCCGCGCGTTCTGGGACCCCGACGCCAAGCTGTACGGCATGTACGACGTGTGGCGGTTCAAGGGCTGCGACTCGGTCGTGTCGAGCGGCCTCGGCGGCGGGTCGCTGATCTACGCGAACGTCCTGCTGCGCAAGGACGAGCGGTGGTTCGTCCACGACCAGCCCCTCGCCGACGGCGGCGGCTACGAATCGTGGCCGGTGAGCCGCGCCGACCTGGATCCGCACTACGACGTGGTCGAGAAGATGCTCGACCCGGCGCCGTACCCGTTCGACCGTCCGGGCTACACCGACACGCCGAAGACGCACGCGATGCAGGACGCGGCGGCGTCGCTCGGCCTGGACTTCTCGCTGCCGCCGCTCGCGGTGCGGTTCGCCGACCGTCCGGGCGCGGCCCCGGCGCGCGGGCTGCCGCTCGCCGCGGCGCCGTACGGGAACGTCCACGGCGCGACGCGGCGGAGCTGCACGCTGTGCGGCGAGTGCGACATCGGCTGCAACGAGGGCGCCAAGAACAGCCTGGACCACACCTACCTGTCGGCGGCCGGGCACCACGGCGCCGACCTGCGGACGCTGCACGAGGTCAAGGGCATCCGGCCGCTGGACGGCGGCGGGTACGCGGTGGACTACGTCCGCCACGACCCCGACGACCCGGCGGCGCGCCCGGTGCCCGGGAAGATCGCCTGCGACCGGCTGGTGCTGGCCGCCGGGGCCTACGGGACGACGTTCCTGCTGCTGCGGTCGCGGGCGGCGCTGCGCGGCCTCAGCGATGCGCTCGGCACGCGGTTCTGCGGCAACGGCGACCTGCTGACGTTCCTGCTGCGCGCCAAGGACCGCGAGCGGGTCCGGCCGCTGGACGCCAGCCACGGCCCGGTGATCACCAGCGCGATCCGGCTGCCCGACGAGCTGGACGAGGCCCCGAGCGGCCCGCCCGGCGCGCGCGGCGCCTACATCCAGGACGGCGGCTACCCGTCGTTCGTGGACTGGATGGTGCAGCCGTTCGACGTGCCCGGCGAGATCGAGCGGGCCATGCGGTACCTGTGGGACCGCTTCACCGACTTCTTCGCCAAGGCGCCCGACACGAACCTGTCCGCCGAGCTGGCCGAGCTGATCGGCAACGGCGCGCTGTCGATCAGCTCGCTGCCGCTGCTCGGCATGGGCCGCGACACCGCCGACGGGCGGCTGCGGCTCGACCACGGACGTCTCGTCGCGGACTGGACCACCGCGTCGAGCGAGGCGCACTTCGAGCGGGTGCGCCGGACGATGCGCCGGATGGCCGACGTCCTCGGCGCCGAGTACGCCGACAACCCGATGTGGTTCCGCAAGCGGGTGATCACCGCGCATCCGCTCGGCGGGGCCCCGATGGGCGCGCACGCCGGCGACGGCGTGTGCGACTCCTTCGGCGAGGTGTTCGGCCATCCGGGGCTGTTCGTGGCCGACGGGTCGGCGATGCCCGGCCCGGTCGGCGCGAACCCGTCGCTCACCATCGCGGCGTTCGCCGACCGGATGAGCACACGGCTCCTGGAGGGCCTTTCCACGACTTCTTCCGCGAGCAGTGCCACGCCGGTGGCCGCGGGGGCCGGGCCGGTCGATGCGACCGGCCCGAACGGCGGGGCACCAGGGGACGCGACGTACGGCCCGGTCACGGGGCCGTCCCAGGGGACCGGGCGGCCCGAGTCCGGCGGGACCGGCCGTACGTCGCTCTCGTTCACCGAGGACATGACGGGGCATGTCGCGTTCGGTGCGCGGGATCCGGCCGCCGGCGACGGGGCCGCCGACCGGGTCCCGGCGGCGTTCCGGCTCACGATCACGGCCGCGGACGTGGACCGGTTCGTCGCCGAGCCCGGCCACACGGCGCGTGCCGAAGGCTGGGTGCGGATCGGCGAGGGCGGCCGGCGGCCGGTCGAGTCGGGGGTGTTCAACCTGTTCGTCCCCGGGGACGCGCCGGACCGCCGCGAGATGCGGTACCGGCTGCACTTCACCGGCGACGACGGGCGCCCGCTGACGCTCGTGGGCCGCAAGGACGTCCGGCCCGGTCCGCCGACGCGGATCTGGACGGACACCTCGACGCTCTACACCCGGATCCTGTCCGGGCACGTCGAGGACGGCGACGACGCGCCCTGCGCCGCCGCCGGCGTCCTGACCATCAGGCCGGGCGACTTCGCCCGCCAGCTCACCACCTTCCGGACGGTGGGCCCGGGCGGCGTGAAGGCGCTCGTGGAGTTCGGCCGCTTCTTCGCGGGCGAGCTGTGGGAGGTGTACGGCCCCGACCTCTGCTGA
- a CDS encoding alpha/beta fold hydrolase, whose product MRRRIARYTHEGVRDAEIAVHPFSTDDGLGLTLTRFHRSDCDDVVLLLHGLPASSDMFYMPEHGNLVNFLLDHGHTDVWALDFRMSNRLPYNGESHAFSLDDIALYDHPAALAELRRHVGDRRVHVIGQCLGSVSFFMSMAAGLAQGVTSVVSNSVSLVTRVPSWSRLKLRFGPPVVEYGLGTSVLSAYANTARFLDRNWALSRLVSLFHHECRNRDCHMVSFMWGSGRPAMFYDHDSLAPETHERWADLFPVTGLSYYRHIHKMVEAGHAVKNRPGDAAYRALPDDYLSAAGDRLPPCLFLTGDHNRVFTDSNIVAHRLLDRRTPGRHTLKILPRYSHVDPIVGRHADRDVFPVMLEHLRAHGRERQAV is encoded by the coding sequence ATGAGACGTCGGATCGCGCGCTACACCCACGAAGGGGTGCGGGACGCCGAGATCGCGGTGCACCCGTTCTCCACGGACGACGGCCTCGGTCTCACCCTCACCCGGTTCCACCGGTCCGACTGCGACGACGTCGTGCTCCTCCTGCACGGCCTGCCGGCCTCCAGCGACATGTTCTACATGCCCGAGCACGGCAACCTCGTAAACTTCCTGCTGGACCACGGGCACACCGACGTCTGGGCGCTCGACTTCCGGATGAGCAACCGGCTGCCCTACAACGGCGAGTCCCACGCGTTCAGCCTCGACGACATCGCCCTGTATGACCACCCGGCCGCGCTCGCGGAACTGCGCCGCCACGTCGGGGACCGCCGCGTCCACGTCATCGGGCAGTGCCTCGGCTCGGTGTCGTTCTTCATGAGCATGGCCGCCGGGCTGGCGCAGGGCGTGACGAGCGTCGTGTCCAACAGCGTGTCGCTGGTGACGCGGGTGCCGTCCTGGTCGCGGCTCAAGCTCCGGTTCGGCCCGCCGGTGGTGGAGTACGGGCTCGGGACGTCCGTCCTGAGCGCCTACGCCAACACCGCCCGGTTCCTGGACCGCAACTGGGCGCTCTCGCGGCTGGTGTCGCTGTTCCACCACGAGTGCCGCAACCGCGACTGCCACATGGTCAGTTTCATGTGGGGCAGCGGACGGCCCGCGATGTTCTACGACCACGACAGCCTCGCCCCCGAGACGCACGAGCGCTGGGCGGACCTGTTCCCGGTGACGGGCCTCAGCTACTACCGGCACATCCACAAGATGGTCGAGGCGGGCCACGCGGTGAAGAACCGTCCCGGCGATGCGGCGTACCGGGCGCTGCCCGACGACTACCTGTCCGCCGCGGGCGACCGGCTGCCGCCGTGCCTGTTCCTCACCGGCGACCACAACCGCGTCTTCACCGACTCCAACATCGTCGCGCACCGCCTCCTCGACCGGCGGACGCCGGGACGGCACACGCTCAAGATCCTCCCGAGGTACTCGCACGTGGACCCGATCGTCGGACGGCACGCCGACCGCGACGTGTTCCCGGTGATGCTGGAGCATCTTCGCGCGCACGGCCGGGAACGGCAGGCGGTCTGA
- a CDS encoding helix-turn-helix transcriptional regulator codes for MGRTDPSPGELPGHLPLVGREAAVRELDAALDAIGGGAPRFVALAGEPGAGKSRLLIELSEAGTSRQMTVLAGRSAEFEQEMPFGAVVDALDDHLEDHAPALPASATALLATVFPALAAAPGAGLGEAAPATPVGRYHLYRSVRHLLEQLAGGRGLVLILDDVHWADDATIELLDHLVRHPPRGRVLVALAYRPAQASPRLAGLVQAAVGGATGRSITVGPLSQAEVTRLLGAWVPAQRCAELYRLSGGNPFYLEALARSREPLAIGGREGDLPPAVGAALRLELSGLPDRALLVAQGAAVASDEFSAQLAAAAADVPEDAALAALDELTARDLVRAGTGGFRFRHPLVRHAVYASAAAGWRLAAHRRIAAHLAALGAPAAQRARHVERAGRMGDADAVRTLVAASRAFTAQAPATAARWLRAALRLMPEDPAAEPAGPDVPSRLDLLLELATVESVAGHLTAGRETARTLLRLLPADAHDQRARAARFCALMERLLGRPDEARALLLDELRRLPDPRSPVAVPLRLRLVAESLFRGDFKAGLAVLSAMEENSADGWNHGTTLAISVLRPMASHIAGQTAEALAAVEAVDRLVAEASDALLAEWLDAIAWLCWAEQMMGRFETARRHFERAVNVARSTGQTYILSSLLSGLAQTYTVLGLLREAGAAAEEAAENARLLGAGQQLTMALSQQSLIAGLTGSPREALELAEEAGAISARSGEWQGAHARYARARALLDLGRTDEGTRATVEACGGFEPPALLDPSTMLGCCEMLAGVAAQRERADEARTWADRADHLAHPDLGYHQGLRALARSHGLLARDPAGAAAQARRAVDLLTGCGARLAAGRARLAAGIAAGRAGDADAAQTDLRAAADEFGACAVPALQALADQELRRRSGPAGRRERGGKGPLSPRESEVAALVADGHTNQQIADKLFISIRTVETHLSNIFTKLGVTSRVTLVRALADLPRPE; via the coding sequence ATGGGTCGGACGGACCCCTCACCGGGAGAGCTACCCGGTCACCTCCCGCTTGTCGGGCGCGAGGCCGCCGTGCGGGAACTCGACGCGGCCCTGGACGCGATCGGAGGCGGCGCGCCCCGGTTCGTCGCGCTCGCCGGGGAGCCCGGCGCGGGCAAGTCGCGGCTGCTGATCGAACTGTCGGAGGCGGGAACGTCCCGGCAGATGACCGTCCTCGCCGGACGGTCCGCCGAGTTCGAGCAGGAGATGCCGTTCGGCGCCGTCGTGGACGCCCTGGACGACCACCTCGAAGACCACGCCCCCGCCCTGCCCGCCTCCGCCACGGCCCTGCTCGCGACCGTGTTCCCCGCGCTCGCCGCCGCCCCCGGCGCGGGCCTCGGCGAGGCCGCGCCCGCGACGCCCGTCGGCCGCTACCACCTGTACCGGTCCGTGCGGCACCTGCTGGAGCAGCTCGCCGGCGGACGCGGGCTCGTGCTGATCCTCGACGACGTCCACTGGGCCGACGACGCCACGATCGAACTGCTCGACCATCTCGTCCGGCACCCCCCGCGCGGCCGGGTGCTCGTCGCGCTGGCGTACCGGCCCGCGCAGGCGTCGCCGCGCCTGGCGGGGCTCGTGCAGGCGGCCGTCGGCGGCGCGACCGGACGGTCCATCACCGTCGGCCCGCTCAGCCAGGCCGAGGTCACGCGGCTGCTCGGCGCGTGGGTGCCCGCGCAGCGCTGCGCCGAGCTGTACCGGCTGAGCGGCGGCAACCCGTTCTACCTGGAGGCGCTGGCGCGCAGCCGCGAGCCGCTGGCGATCGGGGGCCGCGAGGGCGACCTGCCGCCCGCCGTGGGCGCCGCGCTGCGGCTGGAGCTGAGCGGCCTGCCCGACCGCGCGCTGCTGGTCGCCCAGGGCGCGGCGGTCGCGTCCGACGAGTTCTCCGCGCAGCTCGCCGCGGCGGCGGCCGACGTGCCCGAGGACGCGGCGCTCGCCGCGCTGGACGAGCTGACCGCCCGCGACCTGGTCCGCGCCGGGACGGGCGGGTTCCGCTTCCGGCACCCGCTGGTGCGGCACGCGGTGTACGCGTCGGCGGCGGCGGGCTGGCGGCTGGCCGCGCACCGCCGCATCGCGGCGCACCTGGCCGCGCTCGGCGCGCCCGCCGCGCAGCGCGCCCGGCACGTCGAGCGGGCCGGGCGGATGGGCGACGCGGACGCGGTCCGGACGCTCGTCGCGGCGTCCCGGGCGTTCACCGCGCAGGCCCCCGCGACGGCGGCGCGCTGGCTGCGGGCGGCGCTGCGGCTGATGCCCGAGGACCCGGCCGCCGAACCCGCCGGGCCGGACGTCCCGTCCCGCCTGGACCTGCTGCTGGAGCTGGCGACGGTCGAGTCGGTCGCCGGGCACCTCACGGCGGGCCGCGAGACCGCCCGGACGCTGCTGCGGCTGCTGCCCGCCGACGCCCACGACCAGCGGGCCCGCGCGGCGCGGTTCTGCGCGCTGATGGAACGGCTGCTCGGCCGTCCCGACGAGGCGCGGGCGCTGCTGCTGGACGAGCTGCGCCGCCTCCCCGACCCGCGCTCGCCCGTCGCGGTCCCGCTGCGGCTGCGGCTCGTCGCCGAGAGCCTGTTCCGGGGCGACTTCAAGGCGGGCCTGGCCGTCCTGTCGGCGATGGAGGAGAACTCCGCCGACGGCTGGAACCACGGGACGACGCTGGCGATCAGCGTCCTGCGGCCGATGGCGTCCCACATCGCGGGGCAGACCGCCGAGGCGCTGGCGGCGGTGGAGGCCGTGGACCGGCTCGTCGCCGAGGCGTCCGACGCGCTGCTCGCCGAGTGGCTCGACGCGATCGCCTGGCTGTGCTGGGCGGAGCAGATGATGGGACGGTTCGAGACCGCCCGCCGCCACTTCGAGCGAGCGGTGAACGTGGCGCGTTCCACGGGACAGACCTACATCCTCAGCAGCCTGCTGTCCGGGCTGGCGCAGACCTACACCGTCCTCGGCCTGCTGCGGGAGGCCGGCGCCGCCGCCGAGGAGGCCGCCGAGAACGCGCGGCTGCTCGGCGCGGGCCAGCAGCTCACGATGGCGCTCAGCCAGCAGTCGCTCATCGCGGGCCTGACCGGGTCGCCGCGCGAGGCGCTGGAGCTGGCCGAGGAGGCCGGGGCGATCTCGGCGCGCAGCGGCGAGTGGCAGGGCGCGCACGCCCGGTACGCGCGGGCGCGGGCGCTGCTGGACCTCGGCCGCACCGACGAGGGGACGCGCGCGACCGTCGAGGCGTGCGGCGGCTTCGAGCCGCCCGCCCTGCTGGACCCGAGCACGATGCTCGGCTGCTGCGAGATGCTGGCCGGCGTCGCGGCGCAGCGCGAGCGCGCCGACGAGGCCCGGACCTGGGCCGACCGCGCCGACCACCTCGCCCACCCCGACCTCGGCTACCACCAGGGCCTGCGGGCGCTGGCGCGGTCGCACGGGCTGCTGGCGCGCGACCCGGCGGGCGCGGCGGCGCAGGCGCGGCGGGCCGTGGACCTGCTCACCGGCTGCGGCGCGCGGCTGGCGGCGGGCCGGGCGCGGCTCGCGGCCGGGATCGCGGCGGGCCGCGCGGGCGACGCCGACGCCGCGCAAACGGACCTGCGTGCGGCGGCGGACGAGTTCGGCGCGTGCGCGGTCCCGGCGCTCCAGGCGCTCGCCGACCAGGAGCTGCGCCGCCGCAGCGGCCCGGCCGGACGGCGTGAGCGCGGCGGGAAGGGCCCGCTGTCGCCGCGCGAGTCGGAGGTCGCGGCGCTCGTCGCCGACGGCCACACCAACCAGCAGATCGCCGACAAGCTGTTCATCAGCATCCGGACGGTGGAGACCCACCTGTCCAACATCTTCACCAAACTCGGGGTGACGTCCCGCGTGACGCTCGTTCGGGCGCTCGCGGATCTTCCGCGACCCGAATGA
- a CDS encoding histidine phosphatase family protein yields MSTALFLVRHGQTIWHAENRYAGVSDVALTGVGREQAERLGGWAAGAKLDAVWCSPMSRTRVTAEPAARAAGCVPRVDGELAEVDFGVAEGRTLAELPPAAVAAFRADPVAGAFDGAENPLDAAARGARALRRIAAEHDDGRVLVVAHNTLLRLALCELLGIAPGRYRTVFPALRNCALTEIRVDGDATGLLSYNLPAA; encoded by the coding sequence ATGAGCACCGCACTGTTTCTGGTCCGGCACGGCCAGACGATCTGGCACGCCGAGAACCGCTACGCCGGAGTGAGCGACGTCGCGCTGACCGGCGTCGGCCGCGAGCAGGCCGAACGGCTCGGGGGGTGGGCGGCCGGCGCCAAGCTCGACGCCGTCTGGTGCTCCCCAATGAGCCGCACGCGCGTCACCGCCGAGCCCGCCGCCCGCGCGGCCGGCTGCGTCCCGCGCGTGGACGGCGAGCTGGCCGAGGTCGACTTCGGCGTCGCCGAGGGCCGCACGCTCGCCGAACTCCCGCCCGCGGCCGTCGCGGCGTTCCGCGCCGACCCGGTCGCCGGCGCGTTCGACGGCGCCGAGAACCCCCTGGACGCGGCGGCGCGCGGCGCGCGGGCGCTGCGCCGGATCGCCGCCGAGCACGACGACGGCCGCGTGCTCGTCGTGGCGCACAACACGCTGCTGCGGCTCGCCCTGTGCGAACTGCTCGGCATCGCGCCCGGACGGTACCGGACGGTCTTCCCCGCGCTGCGCAACTGCGCGCTGACCGAGATCCGCGTGGACGGCGACGCGACCGGCCTGCTCTCCTACAACCTCCCGGCCGCTTGA
- a CDS encoding oxygenase MpaB family protein, which produces MRESRAVDDALTWFALNAATANVVMQLARLPVGHGVAASRVPSGRADLHPVKRLRTTLSYMAIAWWGDADEREAMRREVDRSHRHVHSRPGDPVRYNAFDRDLQLWVAACLYQGTVDVLAALRRDTDLDAVYAHASRLATTLQVPADRWPADRAAFAVYWDGAVREIETDAVTRAYLRDLIALRGLPRPVRRAAGPFHRFVTTGFLPPAFRAELDLDWTASDQRRFNALTRAAAVTDRALPRAARRLPWNLYLWDARRRIRRGRPIV; this is translated from the coding sequence ATGCGGGAGTCCCGTGCCGTCGACGACGCGCTGACCTGGTTCGCGCTGAACGCCGCGACCGCGAACGTCGTCATGCAGCTCGCCCGGCTGCCCGTCGGGCACGGCGTCGCCGCGAGCCGCGTCCCGAGCGGACGCGCCGACCTGCACCCCGTCAAGCGGCTGCGCACGACGCTCAGCTACATGGCGATCGCGTGGTGGGGCGACGCCGACGAACGGGAGGCGATGCGCCGCGAGGTCGACCGCTCGCACCGGCACGTCCACTCGCGTCCCGGCGACCCCGTCCGCTACAACGCCTTCGACCGCGACCTTCAACTCTGGGTCGCGGCGTGCCTGTACCAGGGGACGGTCGACGTCCTGGCCGCGCTGCGCCGCGACACCGATCTGGACGCCGTCTACGCCCACGCGTCCCGGCTGGCCACCACCCTCCAGGTGCCCGCCGACCGGTGGCCCGCCGACCGCGCCGCCTTCGCCGTCTACTGGGACGGCGCCGTGCGCGAGATCGAGACCGACGCCGTCACCCGCGCCTACCTGCGCGACCTGATCGCCCTGCGCGGCCTCCCCCGGCCCGTCCGCCGCGCGGCGGGCCCGTTCCACCGCTTCGTGACCACCGGCTTCCTCCCGCCGGCGTTCCGCGCCGAACTGGACCTCGACTGGACCGCGTCCGACCAGCGGCGCTTCAACGCCCTCACCCGCGCCGCCGCCGTCACCGACCGCGCCCTGCCCCGCGCGGCCCGCCGCCTCCCCTGGAACCTCTACCTGTGGGACGCGCGCCGCCGCATCCGCCGCGGCCGCCCGATCGTCTGA
- a CDS encoding TetR/AcrR family transcriptional regulator: MRTYGGVGAADREAERRARLLAAGLDLLGTGGLQAATVRKVCEAARLTPRYFYESFPDIDALTGAVFDAVVDEMVARGHAALAAAPADPRGRVRAALGSVIALLGDDPRKGRVVLALALASPPLAARRLAAGRRIAGLVGERLGAGVTARQREFAARFLVGAFAETLTAWLDDPAPDDALLDDCTELFLAVAAAARGLTP; this comes from the coding sequence GTGCGCACCTACGGCGGAGTCGGGGCCGCCGACCGCGAGGCCGAGCGGCGCGCCCGGCTCCTCGCGGCCGGGCTGGACCTGCTCGGCACCGGCGGCCTCCAGGCCGCGACCGTGCGCAAGGTGTGCGAGGCCGCCCGGCTGACGCCCCGCTACTTCTATGAGAGCTTCCCCGACATCGACGCGCTCACCGGGGCCGTGTTCGACGCCGTCGTGGACGAGATGGTCGCGCGCGGCCACGCCGCCCTCGCCGCCGCGCCGGCCGACCCGCGCGGCCGGGTGCGCGCCGCGCTCGGCAGCGTCATCGCCCTGCTCGGCGACGACCCGCGCAAGGGCCGCGTCGTGCTCGCCCTCGCGCTCGCGAGCCCGCCGCTCGCCGCGCGCCGGCTGGCGGCCGGACGGCGTATCGCGGGGCTCGTCGGCGAACGGCTCGGCGCGGGCGTGACGGCGCGGCAGCGCGAGTTCGCCGCCCGCTTCCTCGTCGGCGCGTTCGCCGAGACGCTCACCGCCTGGCTGGACGACCCCGCCCCCGACGACGCGCTCCTGGACGACTGCACGGAGCTGTTCCTGGCCGTCGCGGCGGCGGCGCGCGGCCTGACCCCGTGA